The Chloroflexota bacterium genome includes a region encoding these proteins:
- a CDS encoding putative toxin-antitoxin system toxin component, PIN family has protein sequence MLRVVFDTVIFVRSLINPFGIWGQLIFDHAEEYELYLSPPILQEILEVLERPAIKRKYRTIIGRGMIHLLDIFSQANVVEIAEIKAASRDPEDNKFLTTAEVAGAQYLISEDGDLLDLEEYQGMKIINAETFLRILKQGEQGET, from the coding sequence GTGCTCCGAGTAGTCTTTGACACCGTCATATTCGTTCGCAGTCTGATCAATCCATTTGGCATCTGGGGACAGTTGATCTTCGATCATGCCGAGGAGTATGAGTTGTATCTCTCCCCGCCCATCCTCCAAGAGATTCTGGAAGTCCTCGAGCGCCCAGCCATCAAGCGGAAGTACCGAACGATCATCGGACGAGGGATGATCCACCTTCTCGACATCTTCTCTCAGGCAAATGTCGTCGAGATCGCCGAAATTAAGGCCGCCTCCCGCGACCCCGAGGACAACAAGTTCCTCACCACCGCCGAGGTGGCCGGAGCGCAATATCTTATCAGCGAGGACGGCGACCTGCTTGACCTCGAGGAATATCAGGGGATGAAGATCATCAACGCCGAAACCTTTTTGCGGATCCTCAAGCAAGGGGAACAGGGCGAAACGTAG
- a CDS encoding AbrB/MazE/SpoVT family DNA-binding domain-containing protein, which translates to MKQRQPMTKIVRPLRGGQITIPAEFRRELGINEQSYLQITLLQGELRIKPARVTAELQGSAWLKELYQYFAPARQEAARYSEEEINTDIDAAVKEVRRKRAPSSL; encoded by the coding sequence GTGAAGCAACGACAACCTATGACAAAAATCGTTCGGCCATTACGGGGCGGCCAGATTACTATCCCAGCGGAGTTTCGCAGGGAACTCGGGATTAACGAGCAATCGTATTTGCAGATCACTCTCTTGCAAGGCGAACTGCGGATCAAGCCCGCGCGGGTAACGGCAGAGCTGCAGGGATCAGCCTGGCTGAAGGAGTTGTATCAGTATTTCGCTCCCGCGCGTCAGGAAGCGGCCCGCTACAGCGAGGAGGAGATTAACACAGACATTGACGCTGCGGTCAAGGAAGTCCGAAGGAAGCGTGCTCCGAGTAGTCTTTGA
- a CDS encoding SIMPL domain-containing protein (The SIMPL domain is named for its presence in mouse protein SIMPL (signalling molecule that associates with mouse pelle-like kinase). Bacterial member BP26, from Brucella, was shown to assemble into a channel-like structure, while YggE from E. coli has been associated with resistance to oxidative stress.) — protein sequence MNLRGWMVVVTLFTVIIGASLIIGTLIVANTIDYVKTLDSSLLIVTGSAQQIITSDEVKWTSTFSRETPANDLKGGYTHMKNDLTLVSRYLSSQGVSPKEITISPVMMTPVYNNCGSAIKFGVAPNQGGCVNEIVSYRLVQNVEVNSSDVNRITKAAQDSSALIDQGVIFSTQRLEYYYTKLPDLRVKLLVAATKDAQTRAEQIAASAGEKLGHLMSESSGVFQITPVNSTQISDVGMYDTSTIEKKITAVVRASFTLNH from the coding sequence ATGAATCTGCGCGGCTGGATGGTTGTAGTAACCCTGTTCACCGTTATAATCGGTGCGAGTCTAATCATCGGAACATTGATTGTGGCCAACACGATCGACTACGTGAAAACTTTAGATAGCTCTCTGTTGATCGTCACCGGCTCTGCCCAGCAAATCATTACCTCAGACGAGGTGAAATGGACGAGTACCTTCTCCCGCGAGACGCCTGCGAACGATCTGAAAGGCGGGTACACTCACATGAAGAATGATCTCACCCTTGTCTCAAGGTACCTTAGTAGCCAGGGCGTAAGCCCAAAGGAAATCACGATTTCGCCGGTAATGATGACTCCCGTGTACAACAACTGTGGATCCGCCATTAAATTCGGCGTAGCACCAAATCAAGGTGGCTGTGTTAACGAAATTGTCAGTTATCGGCTGGTTCAAAACGTGGAGGTGAACTCGAGCGACGTGAACAGGATCACCAAAGCAGCGCAGGATTCTAGTGCGCTGATTGACCAAGGCGTGATCTTCTCTACCCAAAGGCTAGAATACTACTACACGAAATTGCCTGATTTGCGGGTGAAATTGCTGGTAGCCGCGACGAAAGACGCTCAAACTCGGGCAGAACAAATTGCTGCCAGTGCTGGTGAGAAACTGGGGCACTTGATGTCAGAGAGTAGCGGGGTGTTTCAGATTACACCAGTGAATTCCACGCAAATCTCCGACGTCGGCATGTACGATACTTCGACGATCGAAAAGAAAATCACGGCCGTTGTTCGAGCGTCATTCACGCTGAATCACTAG
- a CDS encoding YbaB/EbfC family nucleoid-associated protein, giving the protein MFGNPNMLRQIQAKLLKTQEELANETIEATAGGGAVTIVINGHQKVQSVKIAPEAVDPEDIGLLEDLIIAAMNEAVTKSHELAAKRLGAITGGLRIPGLI; this is encoded by the coding sequence ATGTTCGGTAATCCCAATATGCTTCGCCAAATACAGGCCAAGCTGCTTAAGACTCAAGAGGAGCTGGCCAATGAAACCATAGAGGCTACGGCAGGAGGCGGCGCTGTGACTATCGTTATTAACGGCCATCAGAAGGTTCAATCCGTTAAGATCGCCCCCGAGGCGGTGGATCCGGAGGACATCGGCCTATTGGAGGATCTCATCATCGCGGCCATGAACGAGGCCGTGACAAAATCCCACGAGTTGGCCGCCAAGCGGCTGGGGGCTATCACAGGTGGGCTGAGAATTCCGGGGCTCATCTAG